The following proteins are encoded in a genomic region of Portunus trituberculatus isolate SZX2019 chromosome 13, ASM1759143v1, whole genome shotgun sequence:
- the LOC123503325 gene encoding galectin-4-like isoform X1 encodes MGQPVYNPGQPCMIPIAGGFAPGKILHVTGTFTPAANSFVMKLQSGQVGDPTDEIGLCIYGRVAEGVIGRNAFTRAAGWGQEEATSSPAFARGQNFDITILCDPAQFKIALNQNHFAEFNHRANPASLTFLNISSTSQDVTVACVWVEDGPGAPQPQPGFAQPPVSGFEPPPPYSGGPGFAPQYSSPQMYQQAVPNYQQPIPPQPYMPPGAPPPQYGQAAPHNQSSSGMGGKGLLGMVAGAGTAVAGALGASHLLGKKSHSHSGYPGMGGHHSRGGYPGMGGYPGHHKGGGGMLNKVMGLAGPAAGAAMLAKGKPSKAMKYGVPLAAMGAGGYVMHKGLRHGFHGGHSSSSGSGSSEEE; translated from the exons ATGGGACAGCCAGTATATAATCCA GGTCAGCCATGCATGATCCCCATCGCTGGAGGTTTTGCTCCCGGCAAGATCCTCCACGTGACGGGCACCTTCACTCCCGCTGCTAACAG ctttgttATGAAACTTCAGTCAGGACAAGTTGGGGACCCAACTGATGAGATTGGCTTGTGTATCTACGGACGGGTGGCTGAGGGTGTGATTGGTCGCAATGCCTTCACCCGGGCCGCTGGCTGGGGGCAGGAGGAGGCCACCAGTTCTCCTGCCTTTGCTCGTGGCCAGAACTTTGACATCACGATCCTGTGTGACCCAGCACAGTTCAAG ATTGCCCTCAACCAGAACCACTTTGCTGAGTTCAACCACCGCGCCAACCCTGCCAGCCTCACCTTCCTCAACATCTCCAGCACTAGCCAAGATGTCACTGTTGCCTGCGTTTGGGTTGAAGATGGGCCAGGGGCACCTCAGCCACAACCAGGCTTTGCCCAGCCCCCTGTCTCTGGCTTTGAACCCCCACCACCATACTCTGGAGGTCCTGGATTTGCCCCACAATACTCCAGTCCCCAAATGTACCAGCAGGCTGTCCCGAACTACCAGCAGCCAATCCCACCACAGCCGTACATGCCACCCGGAGCCCCGCCGCCGCAGTATGGT CAGGCGGCTCCCCATAACCAATCCAGCAGCGGCATGGGAGGGAAAGGCCTGCTGGGGATGGTGGCAGGAGCAGGGACAGCAGTGGCAGGGGCCTTGGGGGCATCACACCTGCTGGGG AAAAAGTCCCACAGTCATTCAGGCTACCCTGGAATGGGGGGCCATCACAGCAGGGGGGGCTACCCTGGCATGGGAGGTTACCCTGGTCAtcataaagggggaggaggcatGCTGAACAAAGTGATGGGTCTTGCAGGGCCAGCAGCTGGTGCTGCCATGCTGGCCAAAGGAAAACCA AGCAAGGCCATGAAGTACGGGGTGCCGCTGGCTGCCATGGGTGCCGGGGGCTATGTGATGCATAAGGGCCTGAGACATGGCTTCCATGGTGGCCACAGCTCCAGCTCAGGGTCTGGCTCCAGTGAAGAGGAGTGA
- the LOC123503325 gene encoding galectin-9-like isoform X3 produces MIPIAGGFAPGKILHVTGTFTPAANSFVMKLQSGQVGDPTDEIGLCIYGRVAEGVIGRNAFTRAAGWGQEEATSSPAFARGQNFDITILCDPAQFKIALNQNHFAEFNHRANPASLTFLNISSTSQDVTVACVWVEDGPGAPQPQPGFAQPPVSGFEPPPPYSGGPGFAPQYSSPQMYQQAVPNYQQPIPPQPYMPPGAPPPQYGQAAPHNQSSSGMGGKGLLGMVAGAGTAVAGALGASHLLGKKSHSHSGYPGMGGHHSRGGYPGMGGYPGHHKGGGGMLNKVMGLAGPAAGAAMLAKGKPSKAMKYGVPLAAMGAGGYVMHKGLRHGFHGGHSSSSGSGSSEEE; encoded by the exons ATGATCCCCATCGCTGGAGGTTTTGCTCCCGGCAAGATCCTCCACGTGACGGGCACCTTCACTCCCGCTGCTAACAG ctttgttATGAAACTTCAGTCAGGACAAGTTGGGGACCCAACTGATGAGATTGGCTTGTGTATCTACGGACGGGTGGCTGAGGGTGTGATTGGTCGCAATGCCTTCACCCGGGCCGCTGGCTGGGGGCAGGAGGAGGCCACCAGTTCTCCTGCCTTTGCTCGTGGCCAGAACTTTGACATCACGATCCTGTGTGACCCAGCACAGTTCAAG ATTGCCCTCAACCAGAACCACTTTGCTGAGTTCAACCACCGCGCCAACCCTGCCAGCCTCACCTTCCTCAACATCTCCAGCACTAGCCAAGATGTCACTGTTGCCTGCGTTTGGGTTGAAGATGGGCCAGGGGCACCTCAGCCACAACCAGGCTTTGCCCAGCCCCCTGTCTCTGGCTTTGAACCCCCACCACCATACTCTGGAGGTCCTGGATTTGCCCCACAATACTCCAGTCCCCAAATGTACCAGCAGGCTGTCCCGAACTACCAGCAGCCAATCCCACCACAGCCGTACATGCCACCCGGAGCCCCGCCGCCGCAGTATGGT CAGGCGGCTCCCCATAACCAATCCAGCAGCGGCATGGGAGGGAAAGGCCTGCTGGGGATGGTGGCAGGAGCAGGGACAGCAGTGGCAGGGGCCTTGGGGGCATCACACCTGCTGGGG AAAAAGTCCCACAGTCATTCAGGCTACCCTGGAATGGGGGGCCATCACAGCAGGGGGGGCTACCCTGGCATGGGAGGTTACCCTGGTCAtcataaagggggaggaggcatGCTGAACAAAGTGATGGGTCTTGCAGGGCCAGCAGCTGGTGCTGCCATGCTGGCCAAAGGAAAACCA AGCAAGGCCATGAAGTACGGGGTGCCGCTGGCTGCCATGGGTGCCGGGGGCTATGTGATGCATAAGGGCCTGAGACATGGCTTCCATGGTGGCCACAGCTCCAGCTCAGGGTCTGGCTCCAGTGAAGAGGAGTGA
- the LOC123503323 gene encoding extensin-like isoform X2: MSVPMPAYARSTHPTVDEFEDDMDAVALDLSQFELRAPPRRSSRHWSPSPSPSPPPLPSSQGGKRQPLPMNWLLRPEGAPNGQPPPPPSQAYSSAMERQFTRESFAAPPSDYPAPPPTNFHPHPQRGYSLPPPRNYSPPPPSDYFPHPQRGYSPSPPDDYPPSVHDYPPHPNDYPPHPNGYPPHPNGYPPHPNDYPPHPNDYPLHPNDYPPHPNGYPPHPNDYPPHPDEYPAPQRGHLAPPPRGYADHLPNDYYPALNDYPPPLGDYPPQTWSYTAAPPWSTPVKLLPRREVTSKHSPPTEATLPSTGTTLRRHHPQRLYEGVLPLDLSTPHPRDAEDAPSLAPRLPSAEGSLLSREGTLATPDTPSSALPHSLISKKIDFKISTSFPLPPTPLPHQILSKKIPRATPPFPLPPTPLPHQILSKKISRATPPFPLSPTPLPHQVLSQKIFPTASPLLSLTGAQKVPAEETRDSEEQQHKGQRGKQGHE; encoded by the coding sequence ATGAGTGTGCCCATGCCGGCCTACGCAAGGTCCACCCATCCCACAGTGGACGAATTTGAGGATGACATGGACGCTGTGGCCCTTGATCTCAGCCAGTTTGAGCTCCGAGCCCCACCTCGCCGCAGCAGCCGCCACTGGTCCCCGTCCCCGTCCCCCTCACCCCCGCCCCTGCCGTCTTCTCAGGGGGGAAAGCGCCAGCCACTCCCTATGAACTGGCTACTGAGACCCGAAGGAGCCCCCAAtggtcagcctcctcctcctccttcccaggCGTACTCCTCGGCGATGGAAAGGCAGTTTACAAGAGAGAGTTTTGCCGCCCCACCCAGTGACTACCCTGCTCCTCCCCCTACGAATTTCCACCCTCATCCACAGAGAGGGTACTCCCTACCCCCACCAAGAAACTACTCCCCACCGCCACCCAGTGACTACTTTCCTCATCCCCAAAGAGGGTATTCTCCTTCCCCGCCTGATGACTACCCTCCCTCTGTGCATGACTACCCTCCCCACCCTAATGACTACCCTCCCCACCCGAATGGCTACCCTCCTCACCCCAATGGCTACCCTCCCCACCCAAACGACTACCCTCCACACCCAAATGACTATCCTCTCCACCCTAATGACTACCCTCCCCACCCCAATGGCTACCCTCCCCACCCCAATGACTACCCTCCCCACCCAGATGAGTACCCAGCCCCCCAGAGAGGCCACCTGGCACCCCCACCAAGAGGTTACGCCGATCACTTACCAAACGACTACTACCCCGCCCTAAATGACTACCCTCCCCCTCTAGGCGACTACCCCCCACAGACCTGGAGCTACACCGCGGCTCCCCCATGGAGTACCCCCGTCAAGCTCCTCCCCCGCCGAGAGGTTACTTCCAAACACTCCCCGCCCACAGAGGCCACCCTTCCCAGTACAGGGACTActctccgccgccaccacccgcAGCGTCTGTACGAGGGCGTTCTCCCCCTAGACTTGAGTACTCCCCACCCCCGAGACGCAGAGGACGCTCCCAGCctggctccccgcctccccAGCGCCGAGGGATCTCTCCTCAGCCGCGAAGGAACACTGGCTACTCCAGACACTCCCTCCTCCGCCCTCCCGCACTCGCTCATCTCAAAGAAGATCGACTTCAAAATCTCGACAtcattccccctcccccccacgcCCCTCCCGCACCAGATCCTCTCAAAGAAGATCCCCAGAGCCACGCcgcccttccccctccccccaacgcCCCTCCCGCACCAGATCCTCTCAAAGAAGATCTCCAGAGCCACGCcgcccttccccctctccccaacGCCCCTCCCGCACCAGGTCCTCTCGCAGAAGATCTTCCCCACAGCCTCGccgctcctctccctcaccggAGCCCAAAAAGTCCCCGCAGAAGAAACCCGGGATTCTGAAGAACAGCAGCACAAGGGGCAGCGAGGCAAGCAGGGGCACGAATAA
- the LOC123503323 gene encoding extensin-like isoform X1 yields MCYVEEIRYGTKGGDCVVYSVAVSAASVPQVASAAPHADARHSTDGMSVPMPAYARSTHPTVDEFEDDMDAVALDLSQFELRAPPRRSSRHWSPSPSPSPPPLPSSQGGKRQPLPMNWLLRPEGAPNGQPPPPPSQAYSSAMERQFTRESFAAPPSDYPAPPPTNFHPHPQRGYSLPPPRNYSPPPPSDYFPHPQRGYSPSPPDDYPPSVHDYPPHPNDYPPHPNGYPPHPNGYPPHPNDYPPHPNDYPLHPNDYPPHPNGYPPHPNDYPPHPDEYPAPQRGHLAPPPRGYADHLPNDYYPALNDYPPPLGDYPPQTWSYTAAPPWSTPVKLLPRREVTSKHSPPTEATLPSTGTTLRRHHPQRLYEGVLPLDLSTPHPRDAEDAPSLAPRLPSAEGSLLSREGTLATPDTPSSALPHSLISKKIDFKISTSFPLPPTPLPHQILSKKIPRATPPFPLPPTPLPHQILSKKISRATPPFPLSPTPLPHQVLSQKIFPTASPLLSLTGAQKVPAEETRDSEEQQHKGQRGKQGHE; encoded by the coding sequence GTATGAGTGTGCCCATGCCGGCCTACGCAAGGTCCACCCATCCCACAGTGGACGAATTTGAGGATGACATGGACGCTGTGGCCCTTGATCTCAGCCAGTTTGAGCTCCGAGCCCCACCTCGCCGCAGCAGCCGCCACTGGTCCCCGTCCCCGTCCCCCTCACCCCCGCCCCTGCCGTCTTCTCAGGGGGGAAAGCGCCAGCCACTCCCTATGAACTGGCTACTGAGACCCGAAGGAGCCCCCAAtggtcagcctcctcctcctccttcccaggCGTACTCCTCGGCGATGGAAAGGCAGTTTACAAGAGAGAGTTTTGCCGCCCCACCCAGTGACTACCCTGCTCCTCCCCCTACGAATTTCCACCCTCATCCACAGAGAGGGTACTCCCTACCCCCACCAAGAAACTACTCCCCACCGCCACCCAGTGACTACTTTCCTCATCCCCAAAGAGGGTATTCTCCTTCCCCGCCTGATGACTACCCTCCCTCTGTGCATGACTACCCTCCCCACCCTAATGACTACCCTCCCCACCCGAATGGCTACCCTCCTCACCCCAATGGCTACCCTCCCCACCCAAACGACTACCCTCCACACCCAAATGACTATCCTCTCCACCCTAATGACTACCCTCCCCACCCCAATGGCTACCCTCCCCACCCCAATGACTACCCTCCCCACCCAGATGAGTACCCAGCCCCCCAGAGAGGCCACCTGGCACCCCCACCAAGAGGTTACGCCGATCACTTACCAAACGACTACTACCCCGCCCTAAATGACTACCCTCCCCCTCTAGGCGACTACCCCCCACAGACCTGGAGCTACACCGCGGCTCCCCCATGGAGTACCCCCGTCAAGCTCCTCCCCCGCCGAGAGGTTACTTCCAAACACTCCCCGCCCACAGAGGCCACCCTTCCCAGTACAGGGACTActctccgccgccaccacccgcAGCGTCTGTACGAGGGCGTTCTCCCCCTAGACTTGAGTACTCCCCACCCCCGAGACGCAGAGGACGCTCCCAGCctggctccccgcctccccAGCGCCGAGGGATCTCTCCTCAGCCGCGAAGGAACACTGGCTACTCCAGACACTCCCTCCTCCGCCCTCCCGCACTCGCTCATCTCAAAGAAGATCGACTTCAAAATCTCGACAtcattccccctcccccccacgcCCCTCCCGCACCAGATCCTCTCAAAGAAGATCCCCAGAGCCACGCcgcccttccccctccccccaacgcCCCTCCCGCACCAGATCCTCTCAAAGAAGATCTCCAGAGCCACGCcgcccttccccctctccccaacGCCCCTCCCGCACCAGGTCCTCTCGCAGAAGATCTTCCCCACAGCCTCGccgctcctctccctcaccggAGCCCAAAAAGTCCCCGCAGAAGAAACCCGGGATTCTGAAGAACAGCAGCACAAGGGGCAGCGAGGCAAGCAGGGGCACGAATAA
- the LOC123503325 gene encoding galectin-4-like isoform X2, whose translation MGQPVYNPGQPCMIPIAGGFAPGKILHVTGTFTPAANSFVMKLQSGQVGDPTDEIGLCIYGRVAEGVIGRNAFTRAAGWGQEEATSSPAFARGQNFDITILCDPAQFKIALNQNHFAEFNHRANPASLTFLNISSTSQDVTVACVWVEDGPGAPQPQPGFAQPPVSGFEPPPPYSGGPGFAPQYSSPQMYQQAVPNYQQPIPPQPYMPPGAPPPQYGAAPHNQSSSGMGGKGLLGMVAGAGTAVAGALGASHLLGKKSHSHSGYPGMGGHHSRGGYPGMGGYPGHHKGGGGMLNKVMGLAGPAAGAAMLAKGKPSKAMKYGVPLAAMGAGGYVMHKGLRHGFHGGHSSSSGSGSSEEE comes from the exons ATGGGACAGCCAGTATATAATCCA GGTCAGCCATGCATGATCCCCATCGCTGGAGGTTTTGCTCCCGGCAAGATCCTCCACGTGACGGGCACCTTCACTCCCGCTGCTAACAG ctttgttATGAAACTTCAGTCAGGACAAGTTGGGGACCCAACTGATGAGATTGGCTTGTGTATCTACGGACGGGTGGCTGAGGGTGTGATTGGTCGCAATGCCTTCACCCGGGCCGCTGGCTGGGGGCAGGAGGAGGCCACCAGTTCTCCTGCCTTTGCTCGTGGCCAGAACTTTGACATCACGATCCTGTGTGACCCAGCACAGTTCAAG ATTGCCCTCAACCAGAACCACTTTGCTGAGTTCAACCACCGCGCCAACCCTGCCAGCCTCACCTTCCTCAACATCTCCAGCACTAGCCAAGATGTCACTGTTGCCTGCGTTTGGGTTGAAGATGGGCCAGGGGCACCTCAGCCACAACCAGGCTTTGCCCAGCCCCCTGTCTCTGGCTTTGAACCCCCACCACCATACTCTGGAGGTCCTGGATTTGCCCCACAATACTCCAGTCCCCAAATGTACCAGCAGGCTGTCCCGAACTACCAGCAGCCAATCCCACCACAGCCGTACATGCCACCCGGAGCCCCGCCGCCGCAGTATGGT GCGGCTCCCCATAACCAATCCAGCAGCGGCATGGGAGGGAAAGGCCTGCTGGGGATGGTGGCAGGAGCAGGGACAGCAGTGGCAGGGGCCTTGGGGGCATCACACCTGCTGGGG AAAAAGTCCCACAGTCATTCAGGCTACCCTGGAATGGGGGGCCATCACAGCAGGGGGGGCTACCCTGGCATGGGAGGTTACCCTGGTCAtcataaagggggaggaggcatGCTGAACAAAGTGATGGGTCTTGCAGGGCCAGCAGCTGGTGCTGCCATGCTGGCCAAAGGAAAACCA AGCAAGGCCATGAAGTACGGGGTGCCGCTGGCTGCCATGGGTGCCGGGGGCTATGTGATGCATAAGGGCCTGAGACATGGCTTCCATGGTGGCCACAGCTCCAGCTCAGGGTCTGGCTCCAGTGAAGAGGAGTGA